One region of Thunnus albacares chromosome 20, fThuAlb1.1, whole genome shotgun sequence genomic DNA includes:
- the si:ch73-103b11.2 gene encoding centromere-associated protein E isoform X2 — protein sequence MSFKDNPCRKFQANIFNKSKCQNCFKPRESHLLNDEDLNQAKPIYGGWLLLAPEGTNFDNPLHRSRKWQRRFFILYEHGLLRYALDEMPSTLPQGTINMNQCSDVIDGESRTGQKNSLCILTPDKEHFIRAECKEIINGWQEALTVYPRTNKQNQKKKRKVDPPTHQGGVTPSQCFSTEDMNGHPEPGPAKVTVTSSSSGGSIPCLPSSIASAERVPMSRATLWQEESRWSRATIPCSRSASCLSQLSRSQPDSSITSQDDGGTMSTGRKVRVESGYFSLEKAKSEPSPQPAHHSQPPQPPQHLPLSSSLSSSSLGAPSPRYNSESEPQTSPYQPSQDPLPSPGALISPSYSTISSSQSSLDSEPSSTASAWEGRVGSTGSVSGGGGRVGRSGREYAALSDVPRARRLSYREAFRSEKKRQELRARTRSPGREEVARLFGEERRRSQVIGRFEEGQPVERMDTSSSNELSSNISLIQRQGRSERRYLANKHEMSLDAGKDRSVPDVSSSTFANLRRAKSLDRRVTESSMTPDLLNFKKGWMTKLYEDAMWKKHWFVLTDQSLRYYKDSIAEEASELDGEIDLSTCYDVKEFPVQRNYGFQILCKDGACTLSAMTSGIRRNWIQAIMKNVRPTIAPDVTRSLPEEKIKAQVTLEPCPQGTLDSSPSPESPKTDGNRQPAGNNASAPTSEPRKSRVRERRREGRSKTFDWSEFKVEQTEKPVKERADTVDLSSSFSTTSSYCSPSSSPSSLASSPVSTSSLQTSSLSGAHPPSMTEEAEKENIRRGIPPHSTTSVTHMPNTVTVTLTSTLNTTSPVQPSMPECQEQGKMEVDHPTAVHTASEDKTDKKTPGVQEEIEQRWHQVETTPLREEKQVPITTAVANSGNSERLPAHELAALLDKELGQKQKELDRLQKQNNLLKEQLEDALGREQSAREGYVLQSATPPPSSPHRVPWQHLHKLNQDLQGELESQKRKQDVAHQQIRTLKRSYTEAQDAVDRHEADIQALQAKLASAMAEILASEQAVVRMRNELKLEQERSKEQEDEYGRSEVTLRAQLKDSEDRLREVEASLLERNQALRHLERQQALQRDHLREIQRLQERLQEVTARLRATEEGQALKEERLRKEQHSMQESHERERQNLCKRLADAETARKEMEDRLLEAEQQVEALLRGRQASGGKEYREEILKLQEELAQKTDMVESLRESVRRLEEEKSHLTCRCQELLNQISEADREVNKLRNRLETEEADYFTLEHSYERATQEFQKMSQFLREKEEEIRQTKEMYERLVERKEEDLKEALVKMTALGNSLEETEQKLQAKEELLCQMSQSLLDKVEPCTAEKDLQAKLVVAEDRIAELEQHLNALQLGYADLRMERQQIPGQSKKGRVKTSASLSANTLAFDNTSKTDNSLDDKESQAKRPRIRFSSIQCQKYNNLEDLDASHVSSTFEDTRQKVNQDINEDIHLTDQNISSDIAFPYTSDSEKFISIIHALETKLLATEEKLRNLTQNLEEQRSNQAEDMSKIDLKMTEKEPYSEKEFSCESGVQISAANKHYAKALVCVENSREKVRLILGGCHDTTDSQLHSLSEIENELFNASLYIRQGQKTLEEQSPVVPQNQNPEMLDKEAMFLYAKTLSFEAVVLNKMALLIQTSKSDLLQALAEIWGDIENIKRSEKDCLSIVYADVLTRKLMLESAFWKDLEKAETQCEHSDVAKSKEGSVPADADVDSTVIFNTFIKAELAYSVQNLKLCYEEKFRLLKRELAEARNNVYQREMALKAIIEASKRPDLKNVIKEVKNNFGFGKQKLADIHPPELAPYMEQIELQEARDLAEEIIDRQLAEEIPSFGVDSIESLQNAHDNLATELQRQAAILHKYAQEIESGGNHPELAKMIHALLGHQTSHTFTSTSLCMHEALMQAQVAYVACRLRAIHEQDLGWCKQAGQNMDALVQQHAHSVSAIQEKYEASLQEERQNFTQTVATLHNENQTLKSEISKRVNQLSQQQEQLTLLEEHFQKEKEELRQRHKQELSQAEQGRASTELALMETTADSQRKLEVLLVDMDTMEEQHKSHVRKLEDQFEQRICELQHIHQEEIEKLHSQYMENIRCIQEHQQDKKGLEVSHSPPFDEATTPMEEEEQGKREDAQTMSEVDSMVVLKDRIQELETQMNTMRDELENKHLEGDVASLREKYQRDFESLKATCERGFAAMEETHQKLIEDLQRQHQREISKLMEERERLLAEETAATIAAIEAMKNAHKEELEKTQRSQLSGLNSDIDELRLQYEEELQSIQRELEVLSEQYSQKCLENAHLAQALEAERQALRQCQRENQELNAHNQELNNRLTTEITRMRSCFSGETALSPLTHGKDVYELEVLLRIKESEIQYLKQEIHSLKDELQSALRDKKYATDKYKDIYTELSIVKAKADCDISKLKEKLLIATEALGERTVDGTVTSGYDIMKSKSNPDFLKKEQSKQSRGVRSKSLKEGLTVQERMKLFEAKDSKKI from the exons GTGGCAGGAGGCTCTGACTGTGTACCCCAGAACCAACAAGCAGAACCAGAAGAAAAAACGCAAGGTCGATCCACCCACTCACCAG GGTGGAGTCACTCCAAGCCAGTGTTTTTCCACTGAAGACATGAATGGACACCCA GAGCCTGGCCCTGCCAAGGTCACAGTGACCAGCAGTAGCAGTGGAGGCAGCATCCCGTGCCTGCCCAGCAGTATCGCCAGTGCTGAGCGTGTCCCGATGAGCCGCGCCACTCTGTGGCAGGAGGAGAGCCGCTGGAGCAGGGCCACCATCCCCTGCAGCCGCAGTGCCTCCTGTCTCAGCCAGCTGAGCCGGAGCCAACCAGACTCCAGTATCACTAGTCAGGATG ATGGCGGCACCATGAGCACTGGACGCAAGGTACGAGTGGAGAGTGGTTACTTTTCCCTGGAGAAGGCCAAGTCGGAGCCCTCTCCACAGCCTGCACATCATTCCCAGCCACCTCAGCCGCCTCAGCATCTGCCCCTGTCCTCTTCATTATCTTCCTCCTCATTAGGAGCTCCCAGTCCCAGGTACAACTCTGAGTCAGAACCCCAAACTTCCCCTTATCAACCCTCCCAAGATCCTCTCCCCTCTCCAGGTGCCCTCATTTCCCCTAGCTACTCCACCATCAGCTCCTCCCAGAGCTCGCTGGACTCTGAACCCAGCAGTACAGCATCAGCCTGGGAGGGCCGCGTTGGGAGCACCGGTAGCGTCAGTGGTGGAGGAGGCAGAGTGGGCCGGTCTGGCAGGGAGTATGCAGCACTGTCTGATGTGCCACGGGCTCGCAGGCTGAGCTACCGCGAAGCTTTCCGCTCAGAGAAAAAGCGCCAAGAACTGCGGGCACGCACACGCAGTCCTGGCAGAGAGGAGGTGGCTCGGCTGTTTGGGGAGGAGCGCAG GCGTTCTCAAGTCATCGGCCGATTTGAGGAGGGTCAACCTGTAGAGCGTATGGACACAAGCAGCTCCAATGAGCTGTCCTCCAACATCTCGCTAATCCAGAGACAAGGCCGCAGCGAGAGACGCTATCTTGCTAACAAGCAT gAAATGTCACTGGATGCAGGAAAGGACCGTTCAGTCCCCGATGTGTCCAGCTCCACTTTTGCCAACTTAAGAAGAGCCAAGTCACTGGACCGCAGAGTCACGGAGTCCTCAATGACT CCAGATCTGCTGAACTTCAAAAAAGGATGGATGACAAAGCTGTATGAAGATGCAATG TGGAAGAAACACTGGTTTGTCCTCACAGATCAGAGTCTAAGGTACTACAAGGACTCAATAGCTGAGGAG gctTCAGAACTGGATGGTGAGATTGACCTTTCCACATGTTATGATGTCAAAGAGTTCCCAGTCCAGAGGAATTATGGCTTTCAAATCCTG TGTAAAGATGGAGCATGCACCCTGTCAGCCATGACCTCTGGAATCCGTCGCAACTGGATTCAGGCCATCATGAAGAATGTGCGACCAACTATTGCCCCCGATGTCACCCG ATCCCTCCCCGAGGAGAAGATAAAAGCCCAAGTGACGCTGGAGCCATGTCCACAGGGCACCCTTGACTCAAGCCCCAGTCCTGAAAGCCCCAAGACTGATGGCAACAGACAGCCAGCTGGCAACAATGCTTCCGCCCCTACCTCTGAGCCGCGAAAAAGCAGAGTTCGTGAGCGCAGACGAGAGGGCCGCTCAAAGACCTTTGACTGGTCTGAGTTCAAAGTGGAACAGACAGAAAAGCCTGTGAAGGAACGGGCAGACACAGTCGACCTCAGCTCATCGTTCTCCACAACCTCCTCCTATtgctctccctcttcttccccTTCCTCATTAGCATCCTCTCCTGTGTCTACCTCCTCCCTCCAAACATCCTCTTTATCAGGTGCTCACCCACCTTCTATgacagaagaagcagaaaaggaaaatattagGAGAGGTATCCCTCCACACAGCACAACCAGTGTAACCCACATGCCaaatactgttactgttacctTGACATCCACACTAAACACTACATCACCGGTACAGCCATCAATGCCTGAATGCCAAGAGCAAGGAAAGATGGAGGTAGACCACCCTACAGCTGTACACACTGCTAGTGAAGACAAGACGGACAAGAAAACACCAGGTGTCCAGGAAGAGATTGAGCAGCGATGGCATCAGGTAGAGACAACGCCATTAAGAGAAGAGAAGCAAGTGCCCATCACCACAGCTGTAGCAAACTCTGGTAACTCTGAGAGATTGCCCGCACATGAGCTTGCTGCACTACTAGACAAAGAG TTGGGACAAAAGCAGAAGGAGCTGGACCGTCTGCAGAAGCAGAACAACCTTTTAAAAGAGCAGTTGGAAGATGCTCTCGGGAGAGAACAAAGTGCCAGAGAGGGCTATGTACTGCAG AGTGCAAcaccccctccctcctcaccGCACAGAGTGCCATGGCAACATTTGCACAAGCTGAACCAAGATTTGCAGGGCGAATTGGAGTCCCAAAAGCGCAAGCAGGATGTCGCTCACCAACAGATTCGGACGCTAAAAAGAAGCTACACCGAAGCCCAGGATGCTGTAGACCGTCATGAGGCTGATATTCAGGCTCTGCAGGCTAAACTAGCATCTGCCATGGCTGAAATCTTAGCTAGTGAACAGGCAGTGGTCCGTATGCGCAATGAGCTCAAGCTGGAACAAGAACGTTCAAAGGAACAAGAAGATGAATATGGACGCAGCGAGGTCACCTTACGAGCCCAGCTAAAGGACAGTGAAGATAGACTCCGTGAAGTAGAGGCTAGCCTCTTGGAAAGGAACCAGGCCCTTAGGCACCTGGAGCGCCAACAGGCCCTGCAGCGAGACCACCTGAGAGAGATACAGAGGCTGCAGGAAAGGCTGCAAGAGGTGACTGCTAGACTACGTGCTACGGAAGAAGGTCAAGCACTGAAGGAAGAGCGTCTGAGGAAGGAGCAGCATAGCATGCAAGAGAGTCATGAGAGGGAAAGACAAAATCTGTGCAAAAGATTAGCTGATGCTGAAACTGCACGAAAAGAGATGGAGGACAGACTGTTGGAGGCTGAACAGCAGGTGGAAGCCCTTTTAAGAGGGAGGCAGGCCTCAGGAGGAAAAGAATACAGGGAGGAAATACTGAAGTTGCAAGAGGAGCTGGCCCAGAAGACTGACATGGTTGAGTCACTGAGGGAGAGTGTGCGTAGGctagaagaagagaaaagtcACCTCACTTGCCGCTGTCAGGAGCTTCTCAACCAGATTTCAGAGGCAGACCGCGAGGTGAACAAGCTCCGCAATCGTCTGGAGACAGAAGAGGCTGATTACTTCACCCTGGAACACTCATATGAGAGGGCTACCCAAGAGTTTCAGAAAATGAGCCAGTTCcttagagagaaagaggaggagatcCGGCAGACTAAGGAGATGTATGAGAGGCTGGTGGAACGCAAGGAAGAGGACTTGAAAGAGGCACTTGTTAAAATGACTGCACTTGGTAACAGCTTGGAGGAAACAGAACAGAAGTTGCAAGCTAAAGAGGAACTTCTTTGTCAAATGAGTCAAAGTCTCTTAGATAAGGTTGAGCCCTGTACTGCTGAAAAGGATCTGCAAGCCAAGCTTGTGGTAGCAGAGGACCGCATTGCAGAGCTAGAGCAACACCTCAATGCCCTGCAGCTGGGCTATGCTGATCTACGCATGGAAAGGCAGCAAATCCCTGGACAGAGTAAGAAGGGAAGGGTTAAAACATCAGCCTCCTTATCAGCAAACACACTTGCCTTTGACAATACATCTAAGACAGACAACTCCCTAGATGATAAGGAGTCTCAAGCTAAGAGACCAAGGATACGTTTTTCCAGTATTCAGTGccaaaaatacaacaacttAGAGGACCTGGATGCTAGCCATGTCAGCAGTACCTTTGAAGACACAAGACAAAAAGTTAACCAGGACATAAATGAAGACATCCATCTAACTGATCAAAATATCTCTTCTGATATCGCATTCCCATATACTAGTGACTCAGAGAAGTTTATCTCCATTATACATGCCCTAGAAACCAAACTGCTAGCCACTGAGGAAAAGCTAAGAAACCTCACACAGAATCTAGAAGAGCAACGATCCAACCAAGCTGAAGACATGTCCAAGATTGATCTAAAGATGACAGAAAAGGAGCCCTACTCAGAGAAAGAGTTCAGTTGTGAAAGTGGGGTTCAGATTAGTGCTGCCAATAAGCATTATGCCAAGGCCCTGGTGTGCGTGGAAAATAGTCGAGAGAAAGTCAGGCTTATTCTCGGTGGCTGTCATGATACCACCGATTCACAGCTTCACTCGTTATCAGAGATAGAAAATGAGTTGTTCAATGCATCACTGTACATCCGTCAAGGACAAAAGACCTTGGAAGAGCAATCACCAGTGGTCCCTCAAAATCAAAACCCAGAGATGCTAGATAAAGAGGCAATGTTTCTCTATGCCAAAACTTTGTCTTTTGAGGCAGTAGTTTTGAACAAAATGGCTTTGTTAATACAGACCTCCAAGTCTGACCTCCTACAAGCTCTCGCTGAGATATGGGGAGACATAGAGAACATTAAAAGAAGCGAAAAAGACTGCTTGTCTATAGTTTATGCTGATGTCTTGACCAGGAAGTTGATGTTAGAGAGTGCATTTTGGAAAGACCTGGAGAAAGCTGAGACGCAGTGTGAACACTCAGATGTTGCTAAATCAAAAGAGGGCAGTGTTCCAGCGGATGCAGATGTTGACTCCACAGTTATCTTTAACACCTTCATTAAAGCAGAACTAGCTTACTCTGTTCAAAACCTTAAACTTTGCTATGAAGAGAAATTCAGGCTACTAAAAAGGGAGTTGGCTGAAGCCCGTAACAACGTATATCAAAGGGAAATGGCTTTGAAAGCGATTATTGAAGCTTCCAAAAGGccagatttgaaaaatgtaataaaagaaGTCAAAAATAACTTTGGCTTTGGTAAACAAAAGTTAGCTGATATTCATCCCCCTGAACTTGCTCCTTACATGGAGCAGATTGAATTGCAAGAGGCTAGAGACCTTGCTGAGGAAATCATTGACAGACAATTGGCGGAAGAAATACCCTCTTTTGGCGTTGACTCCATTGAGTCACTTCAAAATGCACATGACAATCTGGCTACTGAGCTTCAAAGACAGGCAGCAATCCTGCATAAGTATGCTCAAGAGATAGAAAGTGGTGGAAACCATCCTGAATTGGCTAAAATGATCCATGCTCTTTTAGGACACCAAACTTCACATACCTTCACAAGCACTTCTCTTTGTATGCATGAAGCCCTCATGCAGGCTCAAGTAGCTTATGTGGCATGCAGGTTACGCGCCATACATGAACAAGACTTGGGCTGGTGTAAACAGGCAGGTCAGAACATGGATGCCCTTGTCCAGCAGCATGCCCACAGTGTTAGTGCAATCCAAGAGAAATACGAAGCATCCTTACAGGAGGAGCGCCAGAACTTCACACAAACAGTTGCCACTCTCCACAATGAGAACCAAACACTAAAGAGTGAGATCAGCAAACGTGTGAACCAGCTCTcccagcagcaggagcagctgaCCCTCCTGGAGGAGCATTTCcagaaggagaaggaagagcTGAGGCAGAGGCACAAGCAAGAGCTAAGCCAGGCAGAGCAAGGGCGTGCCTCGACAGAGCTGGCCCTCATGGAGACCACAGCTGATAGCCAACGAAAGCTAGAGGTCCTGCTAGTGGACATGGACACCATGGAGGAGCAGCACAAGAGTCATGTTAGAAAACTGGAGGACCAGTTTGAACAGAGGATCTGTGAGCTTCAGCATATCCACCAAGAGGAGATTGAAAAGTTGCATTCCCAGTATATGGAAAACATTCGATGTATCCAAGAGCACCAACAGGACAAAAAAGGCCTTGAGGTTTCCCACTCACCTCCCTTTGATGAGGCCACAACACcgatggaagaggaggagcagggaaAGAGGGAGGATGCACAGACCATGTCAGAGGTAGACTCCATGGTGGTTCTGAAGGACAGGATCCAGGAGTTGGAGACACAGATGAACACCATGAGGGACGAACTGGAGAACAAGCACCTAGAAGGAGATGTGGCCAGCCTGAGAGAGAAATACCAGAGAGACTTTGAAAGTCTTAAG GCCACGTGTGAACGTGGCTTTGCAGCAATGGAAGAAACACACCAGAAGTTGATTGAAGACCTCCAGAGGCAGCATCAGAGGGAGATTTCCAAACTTATGGAAGAGCGAGAGAGACTACTGGCTGAGGAGACTGCCGCCACAATTGCTG CTATTGAAGCGATGAAGAACGCACACAAAGAGGAACTGGAGAAGACCCAGCGCTCCCAGCTGAGTGGACTGAACTCTGACATTGATGAACTTCGATTACAATAcga GGAGGAGCTTCAGTCCATCCAGAGGGAACTGGAGGTGTTGTCAGAGCAGTACTCACAGAAATGTCTGGAGAACGCTCACCTGGCCCAGGCTCTGGAGGCCGAGAGGCAGGCCCTCAGGCAGTGTCAGAGAGAGAACCAGGAGCTGAACGCTCACAACCAG GAATTAAATAATCGGCTGACTACAGAGATCACTCGGATGCGCTCTTGTTTCAGCGGTGAAACAGCATTGTCACCACTTACCCACGGCAAAGATGTGTATGAACTGGAG GTGCTGCTTCGAATTAAGGAGTCAGAGATCCAGTACCTTAAGCAGGAAATCCACTCTTTGAAAGACGAACTGCAGTCTGCTTTAAGG GACAAGAAATATGCTACAGACAAATATAAAGACATCTATACAGAGCTCAGCATTGTGAAAGCAAAGGCTGACTGCGACATCAGCAAACTGAAAGAGAAGCTGCTTATCGCCACAGAAGCGTTGGGCGAGAGGACTGTCGATGGAACAGTTACATCTGGATACG ACATAATGAAATCAAAAAGTAATCCAGATTTCTTGAAAAAAGAACAATCCAAGCAATCAAGAGGAGTAAGGTCAAAG AGCCTGAAAGAGGGACTAACTGTGCAGGAGCGCATGAAGCTTTTTGAGGCGAAAGATTCCAAAAAGATTTAA